Within Actinobaculum sp. 313, the genomic segment GGCGCCGGAGCCGCAGTGGTTGGTCCGGTAGTCGGAGGACTGCTAGTCACACAGTTGGGGTGGCGGTGGGTCTTCCTTATCAATGTGCCGATCGGTATTGTTTTGTGCGTCTCAGCCCTGGTGTTTCTTCCGCGCACATCGCAGAGTCGGCAGCGAAAACTTGATATTCCCGGGGCAGTTCTCGCGGCGTTGGCCCTGGCGATCGGGGTATATACCTTGATGCGAGTCGGTGAAGCGGGCTGGACGACGTCGACCTGGATGGGTCTCGGTCTTACTGTGCTGTTGCTGGGCGCCTTCCTAGCTCAACAGCGTCGGGTTCAGAACGCCGACCCACTGCTTCCTTTCACACTGTTCACGAGTCGCCGCTACAGGATCATGTTGCCTGCCGGCGTGAGCGTTTCAGTTGTGGTTATAAGCTTCACGCTTGTTCTGTCTTTCTTTCTGCAAGAAGGATTGGGTGCCAGTGCGCAGCGGGCGGGTCTGGTGATTGCTCCCGCGTCCTTGGCTTCCATGCTTCTTGCTCCGGTGGTTGGCCGTCTTACTGACAAAATGGATGCGCGGGTCCTGTTTGCTCTTGGTCTCGGGTTAACCGCGTGCGGCGTCGGTTTGGCAGCGTGGCTGATGGTTCCTGAAGCCAGCTGGAACCGTTTCATCCCCGTCATGTGCATCATCGGGGCCGGTAATGCCATGTTATTCACACCGTCAAGCCCCGGGTTTTGTGGAGG encodes:
- a CDS encoding MFS transporter, which produces MRSRNKGNPENGTVRPVRPWAVYWVVVVGYFMAQMDMTVVTVALPRIREELGATVVEGTWAVSAYVLALATVLITAGRLGDLFGSRRVFASGVVIFAVCSLACALAHSPVQLIAARACQGLGAALLVPQILSTIVAVIPKERQGTALGIRGSVGAGAAVVGPVVGGLLVTQLGWRWVFLINVPIGIVLCVSALVFLPRTSQSRQRKLDIPGAVLAALALAIGVYTLMRVGEAGWTTSTWMGLGLTVLLLGAFLAQQRRVQNADPLLPFTLFTSRRYRIMLPAGVSVSVVVISFTLVLSFFLQEGLGASAQRAGLVIAPASLASMLLAPVVGRLTDKMDARVLFALGLGLTACGVGLAAWLMVPEASWNRFIPVMCIIGAGNAMLFTPSSPGFCGGCFIWRRRLPAGVG